The genomic window AAATCCTGGAATGGGCCTCAGCTTAAAAAGAGTGTTTGTAGCAAACAAAATAGACAAGTAGCTGAGAGATTATATCATAATAACTGCAAAACGTTTGCATTCATAGCACACTTCACACACAAAAGTTTATATAAATGTAGAGCAAATACTGGTTCATCAGTTTACAGGAGACCGTCACAATCATGCAGTGGTAGGAGCAGCagaagctgctgctgctgctgcaggaGCAGCCTCTCCTTGCTCCCAGAAGGAAGTCTTCTTTCCTGTCTTTGAAACAGTTTGTAGAACAGCATCAGGTTTTACGTTGCCTTTTACAGTTACCTTCTGCTCCTGCAGGTCCACATCAAAGGATTCGACGCCTGAAAAATAAATGGTAAAACAACATACGTCTTCAACCAACTGGTTCTAGGGGAAAACAAAAACTAACGTCAGAAGTTAGCGGTGCTGAAATCTTTTCCACTAATTCAGACAGTATTTGACATATCAATTCAAAAACAAATATCTTGCAGAAGTAAAATTCGTAAAAATCACAGCAACGATAAAAGAATAACCACCTTCCATTCTGCCAAGGACCCTTTTAACAGCTCCAACACAGCCTTCACAGGTCATGCCAACTCTAAGGACAACAGTCTGtataaaataaaaaaggaaaTACGTTGTTAAGACATCAGACAAATAATTGTGAAAAGAATTGCTT from Elaeis guineensis isolate ETL-2024a chromosome 9, EG11, whole genome shotgun sequence includes these protein-coding regions:
- the LOC105033880 gene encoding copper transport protein ATX1 isoform X2 is translated as MTCEGCVGAVKRVLGRMEGVESFDVDLQEQKVTVKGNVKPDAVLQTVSKTGKKTSFWEQGEAAPAAAAAASAAPTTA
- the LOC105033880 gene encoding copper transport protein ATX1 isoform X1 — protein: MAETVVLRVGMTCEGCVGAVKRVLGRMEGVESFDVDLQEQKVTVKGNVKPDAVLQTVSKTGKKTSFWEQGEAAPAAAAAASAAPTTA